AGGTAACAGAGTAAATTGTTACTTCTGTTTGGGTTGCAaggttaatcagaatcaggtttaatagcaccagcatatgtcgtgaaatttgttgactttgtggctgcggtacaatgcaatacatattgaTAGAGAtgagaaaaacatgaattacaattAAAAAGTATATTATTAGTAATTAACTTAAAcgaatagtgcaaaaatagaaaatttaaaaaagtagcgtggtagtgttcatgggttcaatgtccattcagaaatcggatggcagaggggaagaagctgatcctgaaatgttcagtgtgtcttcagactcctgtacctcctccctgatggtagcaataagaacaaggcatgacctgggtgatgggggtccttaatgatgggtgccacctttttgaggcatcatgcCTTGAAGATGCAAACAAGTACAAatcctcagatgctggaaatcaaagtaatacactctaaatgctggcagaactcagcatattGACCATTCAACAATTTGAATGAAAATGGCTGCTCTAAGAAGagctgcatagaaacatagaaaacctacagcacaatacaggcctttcggcccacaaagctgtgccgaacatgtccttacctgaggaattacctagggttactcatagccctttattttttttGGAGCTCCATACACCTGTCCAGAAGTCTCATAAAAGATCATAtcatattcacctccaccaccgtcgcccattccacacactcaccactctctgcgtgaaaaaaaaaacttaactcctgacatctcctctgtacctacttccaagcaccttaaaactatgccctcttgtgctagccatttcagccgtgggaaaaagcctctgactatccacacaaacaAAGCTACCCTTGACTATAATGAAAACATCATTGGAATTAAGATTTGACAAAGTAGTGAAAAGGCAATTATGATTCTTGTTGTACTAGGAAGAGTTCATTGATTATTTGTGTTGTTAGACCTGTTTCTTCCCTGAAATTCCCCTTCTTGTAGCCAGAATAAAAACCTGTTACTGTGCAGTAAGGCAACACGGGACTGTGCTAATAAAATTCTGTTGGATAATATGTTTAACTGGTTTAGCCAGGCAGAAAGGGAATTTCCTGGCACTCTTTTGAAGAAAAGCAGGGCCTTTTTCCAGTATCCTGAGACTTTTTTTAAAACTGAAACTACACTTCTGACTATTTAACTGATTATCTCGTGTCGGATTTTGGTGTGGAGATGGGAGGCACAGTAGCGTATCAGTTAGGGTAATGCTGTTTCAGTGCCAGcaccccaggttcaattccactgctgtcggTAAGGAAtttgcactttctccctatcaCTGTACGGATTTCCTCACCATGTTCTTGTTTCCGGCCACTTTCCAAAGCAATACGgatttgtgtgttatttggtccCACAGCGGTAATTGGGTAGTGCGATCTCCTTGGACCTGAAGGGCCTCTtaatgtgctgtatctctaaataaagtaacTTGCACTTCCCTACAGGATTGCAGTGAATTGCGCTCattggtacaggagtggaacccagtgtaaTCTTCTgtagtagcccatccacttcaaggtcgtGCGTTCTtatgcacaccgctgttgtaacgtgtggttatttgagatactgtcgtcttcctgtcagcttgagccagcctgaccattctcctctgacctctctcattaaatgacgctcactggattttttttttacaccattctctgtaaactgcagATACGGTTGTGAcaatccaggagatcagcagcttctgagataacCAAACTacaccatctggcaccaacaatcattccacagtcaaagtcatttagatcagatttcttcccctttcagatgtatggtctgaacaacaagtgaaactcttgaccatgcctgcatgcttttatgctttgagttgctgtcacatgattggctgatttagatatttgcattaatgagcaggtgtacttagtaaagtagccattgagtgtatatcagAGCAGCAAGACATGAAGTGATTTGGTGAGTGTAAGGGTGCCAAGAGTTTCATAACAATGCAAGTTTGCCAGAGGTAATGTGGTCTATTCAAGTGCTGCCAAGTGTTTCACGTTGTCCTAGACATATCCTCGTTTGATTCCCAGTCCTTTGGGATTGTCCTGTAATTTTCAGAAATTTAGGAATTAAATCTCCTACAATACAGGTGTGAAATCATTATGGCTATGTCTTCTGAGAACAGTTCTTTTGAATGATAAAGCAACTGGAACgtaggagaacgaggggagattggTTAGAAGTACACAAGGCATGTTGACGATCCCTAATCAGCCCATGTCCATCCACATACTTGTACAGCAGGTATCTTGgaatacctcccaataactttctcactaatgatgtcaggctcacctaTCTACAATTTCCCGGCTTATCCTTGGACCCTTTATTAaagaatggaacaacattagctattctccaaCCCTCCTCAGACATGCACAGTGTTGCTTAAACAATACTGTGTTACATAAGGCAGAAGATGATGTagttttaaaggtttcatttggGTCTGAGGAACAAAACATTTTAATTAAGAAATAGGTCGACCAACACAAGTACATATTGAACACTGTCGTCCAGCAGAAGAATTGCAATCCCTGTTCCATCATTTAGTCAAGCAATAATTCTAGTATTGTTTTTAAGATATTTAAAgatttaaaagattagctttatttatcacatatacatcagAACATATAGTGAAATTCGTCATTTGGGTCAATGGCCAATggttcaaggatgtgctgggggcagtccaaaAATGTTACCATGGCAATGCTATCAGTAATGTCTATTTTATCTTTTAAAAAAATAGTGGCCCTGTTATGTATAATTATTTCTAGACAGACTATTCCCCTGTAAGTAtcctcttactctgactcctcatctttttttctggctgatgaagggtctcagcccgaaatgtcaactgagctgttttccataaatgctgcctggcctgctgagttcctccggcatttttttgtgtgttgaatGTAACTATTATTTGCAGCCTCTCTGACTTTCTTTATGCACAAAATGACTTGGTCCTTATCTCAATTTCAGGGGTCCGTGGTAGAGGTTGAGCAGCCCGTTCAGAAGCAGCTGTCGAAGCAGGTGTCCAACAGTGAGGAATGCAGCCTCTCCCAGCTGCTCTCCCAGTTAGACTCTGGCATTTCCCAGGACTTCGAGTCTGCTGGCAACGAATGCCCATCGGGCGGGGAGATGGGCGACAGCAAGAAGCGCCTGTCGGGCATCTCATCCATCGATTCTGCGTTCTCATCCCAGGGGTCCATATCATTGTCCTTCGGGAAGGACGCTGCAGGAAGTGGTGAGTTTGTTTGATTCTACAACACTTATGCAGAGCCAGACTTCCTATgagcggtgaatctgtagaattcattaccacagacggccGTGGGGGGCAAGTCactcagtatatttaaagcagaggttgatagcttcttgattagtaaaaatGTCAACtgatacggggagaaggaaggagaatggggttgagatggataataaattagccatactGTGTACTAGGCTCGATAggctaaattctgctcctatgggtCTTCTTTCATGGTATTCAGTGTTGGTTCATTTTATCCTCTGAAGCTCAAGTCTGAGTGCAGCTGagaaatggaattagtgtaggaTTGATATAATTGGACTcagaggccaaatggcctgttttcatgcGGTGTGCCTAAGATTCTGCAGCCATAATCTTAGCTGCTCAAAATTTAATTCCCAAACGTGTGCAGAATATACCATTTAACTGCATGTCCAAGGCCATGCATCTAATGCATGTCAAGGGATCCAAATACATATAGttaagtcaggtttattgtcttTTAACTGTACATTTACTGTACATGAATACatttctctggaccagggtgtaaagcacagtagtacacatagcacacaataacttaggaaagtaagaataaaaTCTGAAAATGAATTACGCATAAATAAAGTGCATAAactaaatattgtagggtacagaacaaattaaccagTAACACTTCGAATGCGATGCAGTAGggggttcagaagcctaatggcccgagggaagaaactgtttcctgtcctgaccgttcttgtctttatgcattggagtctcctgcctgatggtagaaagtcggAGGATGCTAGATGAATGGGCGAGATCCTTGGTAATGCTAACGGCCCTGCCcgtgcagtgctcctgataaatgtccccgatggacggtagggagacccctatgatcctcttggCCGTTCTCACGGTCCTTTGTAGGGGCTTCTGGTCCGATGTTCGGCTCCCATATCAGACGGAGGCGCAATttgtcaggacgctctcaatggtgctcctgtaaaattcagttaaggTGGTGGAGGGCGGAGGAGTGGGAGAGCCTCGTTTGCTCAATCTCCTTAGGAATCACCATAGGACAGAACTATGGCTGAAGCCCTTGTTAGCAGAAGCTTAGATCAGTGCTCTAAGACACAATGGTGAATTCATCGGGAGATGAAAATGAATTGGACAGAACCAGTAGCATTGCCTGACAACCGAAGGCTTGGAAGCCATTATCAACAAAGATGAATGCTGCTTCCTGAAACTAAACTTCTCTTGAGCCAGGAGTATTGGCGTTTGCTCTGGAAAGTGACAACTGGAAAGGAAATGGCCAATTCACTTTGCCCATAAGCATGTTACTGTATTTTGGCAGGTCACTCATAATAATTGAATGCTGGAGTTGcatgttttatttttctctttctatgGTCTATTTGTAGCATCTCAGTGCAAAATGAAAGGACTGGAAGCTAATGCTTTGGGATGTTGAACTCAGTCAAGCTCCTTGAGTGGAGCCTAAACTGCAATGTGATTAAATATAAAGAGTAGAAAAGATCAACCCCACCAGGGCAAGCTTGGTATTTGCGAGAAATCTGATTTGGCAAACACTGTTACCAGTATCAACAGCTGTAACATGGCTCTGGCAAACTTCTTTGCACAATTCACAGCTTGGGCATTGGGCCAAGAGCAACACTCAATATGACTTTGCAAAgtaaaagttcaagtttaattgtcattaaaTTTGCTACAACTGAGGCTATGCGGCTCTCCCCGCCGTTGGTCTCACCAGTGAATTGGACtcacagtattctacattacagatgtccaacagagtcttgtgaCCACAACAAAAACGTCCAAGACAATCCCCGAACTGTCCGTTGAATCACGCGCCGCCTCTAGACACTGCCACTGACGCCTTGTTCCCCGTGTGGCCGAAGCAGGCTGCAACGCGGCACACAAGTCCAGCTCCACTGCTACCAAACAACCCACTAGTGGGGTAGACATGTAGTACTTGGAAACatccagcagtgtcacaggattATGAAAAAGACATAAAGAATGAACAATTACACCTTTGTTTGGACCCAGAGAGACCTCTGCGTCAGTGTGTGCTGTCATCTTATCACACTCATCAGTCTGCCACTTTGCACCGTACAGTTTAAGTTGCTATTGTTATTTTGTCAAAGTAACAATCTCTATCATTAAACTTTTGCCCTATTAGCAGATGGACTCCAACCATTTGAAGTGGCTATGGAATGTCAAGACACTGTGGTTTTCTAAATTCATTATCAGTTACAGCCTTGGTCATATAATTCAAATCTTTACTCTGGAAGTATAATTATAGTAAATTGCTGCATCcacattcagtagccactttattaaatgtacttcctgtacctaataaagtggccactgcgtgtatgttcatgatcttctgctgtaacccatccacttcaacatgcattcagagatgcccctcgcacgccactgttgtaatgcgtggttatttgagttactgttcttttcaacttgaaccagtctggccatttttctctgacctctctcacttgtgtggcattttcacccacaggacggctggtcactggatgttttttgtttatcgCGCCTTTCTCTGTATCCTCTAGAGatggctgtgcatgaaaatcctaggaaatCAGCAGTTGCTGAGATGCTCAGAGCGCCCGTCCAGCGGCGGCCACAATATAAGTCACTTAGATGATATTTCTTCCATATTCTGAACTTTGGTCTGAACAAGGACTTAACCTTTTGAACGCCTCTGCAATGAGGTGGTGTcacatgattggcagattagCTATTTggattaatgagcaagtgtacctaataaagtggccactgagtgtataccttCAGGAGAATTGCATGTATTTTCCACTCATTCATTGCCAATGAATAGGATATTTGGTGTCATTGCTCCCTTCTCTACGTTCCACTTTTAAAATGGTATGTTTGTTCTGTACTTGAATGAAAATTCAAGCAGGAGGTCTAATCTTTGTCTTGTAATCTCACCTTCCTTCCAGAACAATCAGTCTCCAACATACCGAAGAAAAAACTCTATGAAGCCATTGTGTCTGGAGATGTCGGGAAGCTGATGAAACTCCTTCAGCCTCAAGATGTGGACCTGGTCTTGGACGATGGTATGAGCCTCCTTCACTACGCTGTCCAGCTGGACAATGAGGAAGCGGTCCGGTTGCTGCTGTTGTACAATGCCAACCCGAATGTTGCCAACAAGCGAGGCTCAACACCCCTTCACCTGGCCTCCGAGAAGAACCTGAAGGTCATAGTGGAGCTGCTTCTGGGGAAGAAAGCGAACGTGAATGCCAAGGATGAAGATCAGTGGACTCCACTTCACTTTGCAGCTCAGAGTGGCGAAGAAACTCTCTTGAGGCTTCTCCTAGACAGGAATGCCTCAACAAATGAGGTGGACTTTGAGGGTCGGACACCACTCCACGTTGCTTGCCAGCACAGCCATGAGAATGTGGTGCGTGTTCTTCTGAGCCGAGGGGCTAATGTCCAAGCCAAGGGGAAGGACAACTGGACACCCTTGCATTTTGCTGCCTGGCAAGGTCATCACATGATCACAAAGCTTCTCATCAAGCAGGCCAGGGCAAACAAGGAAGGGGTGACGGCTGACGGAAGGAccccacttcatctggcagcccAGAGGGGCCAGTACAGGGCAGCTCGTATCCTGCTGGAATCCAAGGCCAATGTGCACAAGAGGACCTTGAGCTGCCAGACGCCACTGCACCTTGCTGCCGAAAACGGGCACACCAGCACCTCTAGGCTTCTGATCAAGCATGGCGTGGATGTTGACGCCACAACGGTGGAGGGGTGTACCGCTCTTCACCTGGCCTCTGACCGAGGTCACCTGCCCACCATAAAAATGTTGATAGAAGAGAAGGCAAATGTTGAGGTCAGGGCTTCCCTTCAGAGAACAGCTCTCCACCTGGCTGCAGATAAAGGACAC
This genomic stretch from Mobula birostris isolate sMobBir1 chromosome 6, sMobBir1.hap1, whole genome shotgun sequence harbors:
- the ripk4 gene encoding receptor-interacting serine/threonine-protein kinase 4, encoding MEKQAQPTWGMGLLKTFDSDEFASWEKVGSGGFGQVYKVRHVHWKTWLAIKCPPSLHVDEKENAELLEEAKKMEMAKFRYVLPVYGICKDPVGLVMEYMETGSLEKLLASEILPWELRFRIIHETAVGMNFLHCMSPPLLHLDLKPANILLDAHHHVKISDFGLARWNGLSNSQDISIDGFCGTIAYLPPERLRQKRISDIKHDVYSFSIVTWGILAQKKPFAAETNILHIMVKVVSGLRPELSAIPKPRPPACKSLLKLMQQCWNEAPSERPTFQEITSVTEELSTKPQEIAQEKPEQSLVSGQTHEPTRKGSVVEVEQPVQKQLSKQVSNSEECSLSQLLSQLDSGISQDFESAGNECPSGGEMGDSKKRLSGISSIDSAFSSQGSISLSFGKDAAGSEQSVSNIPKKKLYEAIVSGDVGKLMKLLQPQDVDLVLDDGMSLLHYAVQLDNEEAVRLLLLYNANPNVANKRGSTPLHLASEKNLKVIVELLLGKKANVNAKDEDQWTPLHFAAQSGEETLLRLLLDRNASTNEVDFEGRTPLHVACQHSHENVVRVLLSRGANVQAKGKDNWTPLHFAAWQGHHMITKLLIKQARANKEGVTADGRTPLHLAAQRGQYRAARILLESKANVHKRTLSCQTPLHLAAENGHTSTSRLLIKHGVDVDATTVEGCTALHLASDRGHLPTIKMLIEEKANVEVRASLQRTALHLAADKGHSEVVRELLISMVNINVTDDEGFTPLHLALRSGHSVTVDVLLAHGADINLHMLQTSLSLSQEIGSNFLDDALQSLTDFDVEVL